The following proteins are encoded in a genomic region of Hemiscyllium ocellatum isolate sHemOce1 chromosome 23, sHemOce1.pat.X.cur, whole genome shotgun sequence:
- the LOC132826873 gene encoding C-type lectin-like has product MARRYCPSGFIYFGYCYKFVLEKKTWIDAELHCQHLSPGGHLASLHGMEQNNVLAEMIRNSQNKCAPIWIGLNDVHKEGTFQWSDGSASDFMYWMKGEPNNLDGTEHCGQILFENSVQWNDARCSSPLCFLCSYKLPSPCCE; this is encoded by the exons ATGGCCAGACGGTATTGTCCTAGTGGCTTCATTTATTTTGGTTATTGCTACAAGTTTGTTCTTGagaaaaagacttggattgatGCTGAG CTGCATTGCCAACACCTATCTCCAGGCGGCCATCTTGCTTCCCTGCACGGGATGGAGCAGAATAATGTTCTTGCAGAAATGATACGTAACTCCCAAAATAAATGTGCTCCAATTTGGATCGGTTTGAATGACGTTCACAAG GAGGGGACTTTCCAATGGAGTGATGGATCTGCATCAGATTTTATGTATTGGATGAAAGGTGAACCCAATAATCTTGATGGAACAGAGCACTGTGGGCAGATTTTGTTCG AGAATTCAGTTCAGTGGAACGATGCACGTTGCTCTTCGCCCCTCTGTTTCCTTTGCTCCTACAAACTGCCGTCTCCCTGCTGCGAGTGA